TATTTCACCCCGTTGCAAATTCCCGTGAAAGACAAGATATAATTGATAGCAATGAACCAGCGATAATCATAGCCTCCTCAGGTATGTTAGTTGGAGGACCAAGCGTTGAGTACTTTAAGCAGTTAGCCCCCGATCCAAAGAACAGTATAATATTCGTCAGTTATCAAGCTGAAGGAACGCTTGGTAGACAAGTCCAGTCCGGAGCAAGAGAGATACCAATGATTGGAGAGGAGGGAAGAACCGAAGTCATAAAGGTCAACATGGAAGTCTATACAATAGATGGATTCTCAGGACATGCTGATAGAAGAGAATTAATGAACTACGTAGCGAAAGTTAAACCTAGACCAGAAAGAGTAATAACCGTTCATGGAGAACCCCAGAAATGTTTAGATCTTGCAACTAGTATACACAAAAAGTTTGGAATATCGACTAGAGCTCCAAACAATTTGGATACTATTAGGTTGAGGTGACAACATGAAGTGCTCAAGGTGTGGTAGGGAGTACACATCAATGATACCCCCTTTCTGCATATGTGGGGAAGAACTCGAGATAAGGTATGATTACTCGAAAGTGGATGTAAACAAGTGGAAGAATAGAAGTCCAGGAGTGTGGAGATATAGAGAACTCTTACCAAGTGTAAAAAGGATAATAAGCTTGAGAGAAGGAGGTACACCTCTCATAAAGGCCAGAATAAGTGAGAAACTGGGGATAGATGTTTTCATAAAAGATGAAACTAGGAACCCAACTGGCTCATTTAGGGACAGACTTGCCACCGTTGCAATATCTTTTGGATTACCCTATGCAACAAATGGTTTCATAGTTGCGAGTGATGGAAATGCTGCCGCTTCCGTAGCCGCTTATTCAGCTAGAGCTGAGAAGGAATGTTTCGTCGTTGTTCCGAGGAAGGTTGACAGGGGAAAACTTATTCAAATGATAGCTTTTGGTGCTAGAATTATAAAGTATGGAGACAGCGTTGACGATGCAATAGAGTATTCCAGAGAGTTGGCAAAGCTGAACGGACTCTATAATGTTACGCCAGAGGAGAATATAATAGGGCTGGAAGGTCAAAAGACCATAGCCTTTGAACTCTGGGAGGAGTTAAATCCGAGTCATATAATTATTCCAACAGGCAGTGGAAGCTATCTGTATTCCATATATAAAGGATTCAGGGAACTTATTGAGATCGGTGTTCTAAGTGAAATGCCAAGGTTAATAGCAGTCCAAACCGAGAAGTGCAACCCTATAGCAGCAGAGATTTTAGGAACAAAGAGGGAGTGCAAGGAAACGAAAGCCCTCGGCCTCTACGTGAAAGACCCCGTTATGAAGTCAAGGGTAGTTAGAGCGATAAAAGAGAGTAATGGAACGGCAATTTTAGTTAGCGAAAATGAAATAGATATTGGAGAAAAGATGCTTGCAAATGAGGGAATATTTGCAGAACTCTCCTCGGCAGTTGTCATGCCAGCGTTAATAAAGCTTAAGGAGGCGGGAATAATAGAGAAGGGGGATAAGGTCGTTCTTGTTGTCACAGGTTCTGGCCTGAAGAGTGGTGAGGGAGGAAGGGAGAAGTTTTCCATAGGTGGAACAAAGCTCGAAATTTTAAAGATCCTCAAGGAAAGAGAGAGGTATGCCTATGAAATATGGCAGGCCCTAGGAAAGCCCATTAAGTACCAGGCAATTCATCAACACATAAAAGAGCTTCAGGAGCTAGGTTTAATAGAGGAGGCCTATAGGAAGGGT
The window above is part of the Pyrococcus sp. NA2 genome. Proteins encoded here:
- a CDS encoding pyridoxal-phosphate dependent enzyme: MKCSRCGREYTSMIPPFCICGEELEIRYDYSKVDVNKWKNRSPGVWRYRELLPSVKRIISLREGGTPLIKARISEKLGIDVFIKDETRNPTGSFRDRLATVAISFGLPYATNGFIVASDGNAAASVAAYSARAEKECFVVVPRKVDRGKLIQMIAFGARIIKYGDSVDDAIEYSRELAKLNGLYNVTPEENIIGLEGQKTIAFELWEELNPSHIIIPTGSGSYLYSIYKGFRELIEIGVLSEMPRLIAVQTEKCNPIAAEILGTKRECKETKALGLYVKDPVMKSRVVRAIKESNGTAILVSENEIDIGEKMLANEGIFAELSSAVVMPALIKLKEAGIIEKGDKVVLVVTGSGLKSGEGGREKFSIGGTKLEILKILKERERYAYEIWQALGKPIKYQAIHQHIKELQELGLIEEAYRKGKRIYYRLTEKGIRLVENL